One genomic window of Anthonomus grandis grandis chromosome 3, icAntGran1.3, whole genome shotgun sequence includes the following:
- the LOC126734401 gene encoding troponin T, skeletal muscle-like isoform X2 yields the protein MSDEEEVYSEEEEEEEVVETEQSGDPEFIKKQDQKRSDLDEQLREYIAEWRKQRAKEEDELKRLKEKQAKRKVTRAEEEKKMAERKKQEEERRIREIEEKKQKDIEEKRLRLEEAEKKRQAMLQAMNAANKKGPNFTVTKRDPNDANLSPAQVERNKTKEQLEEEKKISLSIRIKPLNIDGLGVDKLREKATELWECIVKLETEKYDLEERQKRQDYDLKELKERQKQQLRHKALKKGLDPEALTGKYPPKIQVASKYERRVDTRSYGDKKKLFEGGYEEIVKDMNEKTWKEKFGQFDSRQKTRLPKWFGERPGKKAGDPETPDGEEEKQAVEDDEDLKEPTFEPEPEEEEEEEEVEEEEEEEDEEEEEEEEE from the exons ATGTCCGACGAAGAAGAAGTCTACTC TGAAGAAGAGGAGGAAGAGGAAGTCGTCGAGAC agaaCAATCGGGCGATCCAGAATTCATCAAAAAACAAGACCAAAAGAGGTCGGATCTGGATGAGCAGCTTCGCGAGTACATCGCAGAATGGCGCAAACAACGTGCCAAGGAAGAAGATGAACTCAAAAG gctAAAAGAAAAGCAAGCAAAGAGGAAAGTCACTCGTGCtgaagaagagaagaaaatgGCCGAGCGTAAGAAGCAAGAAGAAGAGCGCCGCATTCGTGAAATTGAGGAAAAGAAACAGAAAG acattGAAGAAAAAAGGTTGCGCTTGGAAGAAGCAGAAAAGAAACGCCAAGCTATGTTGCAGGCAATGAACGCTGCCAACAAGAAGGGACCCAACTTTACTGTTACCAAGAGAGACCCCAAc GATGCCAACCTTAGCCCAGCTCAGGTAGAAAGGAACAAGACCAAAGAACAATtggaagaagaaaagaaaatctCCCTTTCAATTCGTATCAAACCTTTGAACATCGATGGTTTAGGTGTGGACAAGCTCAGAGAAAAAGCCACCGAACTGTGGGAGTGTATCGTCAAGTTGGAAACTGAAAAGTATGACTTGGAAGAGAGGCAGAAACGTCAAGATTATGAT cTTAAAGAACTTAAAGAAAGACAAAAGCAACAGCTTAGACACAAGGCCTTGAAGAAGGGCTTGGACCCTGAAGCCCTCACCGGTAAATACCcc ccTAAAATCCAAGTAGCCTCAAAATACGAGAGGCGTGTAGATACAAGGTCGTATGGTGATAAGAAGAAATTGTTTGAAGGT GGTTATGAAGAAATTGTGAAAGACATGAACGAAAAGACCTGGAAAGAAAAGTTTGGACAGTTCGATTCCAGACAAAAAA CGAGGCTCCCCAAATGGTTCGGAGAGCGCCCTGGTAAGAAGGCCGGCGACCCCGAAACCCCCGATGGTGAAGAGGAAAAACAGGCCGTTGAAGATGATGAAGACCTGAAAGAACCCACTTTCGAACCTGAGCCAGAGGAGgaggaagaagaggaagaagtcgaggaggaagaagaagaagaggacgaagaagaggaagaagaagaagaagaatag
- the LOC126734404 gene encoding troponin T-like, protein MEEEEQGDSGDPEFIKRQEQKRSELDEQLREYIAEWRLIRVKEHLELKKLKEKQAKRKVARADEEKAAAERKKQEEERRVKEIEEKKIREAEQKKQRLIDAEKKRQAMMAALKEQHKNKTMNFVVRKKALAASLTDAELERTKTKEQLEEEKKIALSIRIKPLVLDGLSMDQLKEKATELWDAIVKLETEKYDLEERMKRQEYDLKELKERQRQQLRHRALKKGLDPEALTGPHPPKIQLASKYERRVDIRSFDERQKLFQGGFDSLYLEQMEKGWNDKMHEFMERPRKRLPRWFGERPGKKPGDPDTPEGEEELAKADDIEVEDTIIPEKPKEEIEEEDLEEEEVEVDEEEEDDDDEEDEE, encoded by the exons ATGGAAGAAGAAGAGCA AGGTGACTCTGGAGATCCAGAATTCATTAAAAGACAAGAACAAAAACGTTCTGAGCTAGACGAACAGCTTCGAGAATACATTGCAGAATGGAGACTCATCAGAGTAAAAGAACATTTGGAACTCAAAAA GTTAAAAGAGAAACAAGCGAAACGTAAAGTTGCTCGAGCAGATGAAGAGAAAGCTGCTGCCGAACGGAAAAAGCAAGAAGAAGAACGCAGAGTCAaggaaattgaagaaaaaaaaatccgagaAGCGGAACAGAAGAAACAGAGGCTTATCGATGCGGAGAAAAAGCGGCAGGCCATGATGGCCGCTCTAAAAgagcagcacaaaaacaaaactATGAATTTTGTTGTTAGGAAGAAGGCTTTAGCT GCTAGTTTAACCGATGCAGAACTAGAAAGAACTAAAACGAAGGAGCAACtcgaagaagaaaagaaaattgcACTATCAATCAGAATCAAACCCTTAGTCCTTGATGGTCTGTCCATGGACCAACTAAAAGAAAAAGCAACTGAATTATGGGATGCTATTGTAAAATTGGAAACAGAAAAGTATGATCTGGAAGAACGGATGAAACGGCAGGAATATGAT ttaaaagaactaaaagaaAGACAACGTCAACAGCTAAGACATAGGGCCTTAAAGAAAGGGCTGGATCCTGAAGCATTAACTGGTCCCCACCCT ccaAAAATCCAATTAGCTTCCAAATATGAGCGCAGGGTTGACATAAGATCCTTTGATGAAAGACAAAAGCTTTTCCAAGGG GGATTTGACTCATTATATCTTGAACAAATGGAAAAAGGGTGGAATGATAAAATGCACGAATTCATGGAAAGACCTAGAA AGAGGTTGCCAAGGTGGTTTGGAGAAAGACCAGGAAAGAAACCAGGTGATCCTGATACTCCTGAAG GTGAGGAAGAATTGGCTAAAGCAGATGACATAGAAGTAGAGGACACTATTATTCCTGAGAAACCTAAGGAGGAAATTGAGGAGGAGGacttagaagaagaagaagtagaaGTTGATGAAGAGGAGGAGGATGATGATGACGAAGAAGATGAAGAATGA
- the LOC126734401 gene encoding troponin T, skeletal muscle-like isoform X1, which produces MSDEEEVYSEEEEEEEVVETTTTTTTKVEEQSGDPEFIKKQDQKRSDLDEQLREYIAEWRKQRAKEEDELKRLKEKQAKRKVTRAEEEKKMAERKKQEEERRIREIEEKKQKDIEEKRLRLEEAEKKRQAMLQAMNAANKKGPNFTVTKRDPNDANLSPAQVERNKTKEQLEEEKKISLSIRIKPLNIDGLGVDKLREKATELWECIVKLETEKYDLEERQKRQDYDLKELKERQKQQLRHKALKKGLDPEALTGKYPPKIQVASKYERRVDTRSYGDKKKLFEGGYEEIVKDMNEKTWKEKFGQFDSRQKTRLPKWFGERPGKKAGDPETPDGEEEKQAVEDDEDLKEPTFEPEPEEEEEEEEVEEEEEEEDEEEEEEEEE; this is translated from the exons ATGTCCGACGAAGAAGAAGTCTACTC TGAAGAAGAGGAGGAAGAGGAAGTCGTCGAGAC GACCACCACTACTACCACCAAAGTCGA agaaCAATCGGGCGATCCAGAATTCATCAAAAAACAAGACCAAAAGAGGTCGGATCTGGATGAGCAGCTTCGCGAGTACATCGCAGAATGGCGCAAACAACGTGCCAAGGAAGAAGATGAACTCAAAAG gctAAAAGAAAAGCAAGCAAAGAGGAAAGTCACTCGTGCtgaagaagagaagaaaatgGCCGAGCGTAAGAAGCAAGAAGAAGAGCGCCGCATTCGTGAAATTGAGGAAAAGAAACAGAAAG acattGAAGAAAAAAGGTTGCGCTTGGAAGAAGCAGAAAAGAAACGCCAAGCTATGTTGCAGGCAATGAACGCTGCCAACAAGAAGGGACCCAACTTTACTGTTACCAAGAGAGACCCCAAc GATGCCAACCTTAGCCCAGCTCAGGTAGAAAGGAACAAGACCAAAGAACAATtggaagaagaaaagaaaatctCCCTTTCAATTCGTATCAAACCTTTGAACATCGATGGTTTAGGTGTGGACAAGCTCAGAGAAAAAGCCACCGAACTGTGGGAGTGTATCGTCAAGTTGGAAACTGAAAAGTATGACTTGGAAGAGAGGCAGAAACGTCAAGATTATGAT cTTAAAGAACTTAAAGAAAGACAAAAGCAACAGCTTAGACACAAGGCCTTGAAGAAGGGCTTGGACCCTGAAGCCCTCACCGGTAAATACCcc ccTAAAATCCAAGTAGCCTCAAAATACGAGAGGCGTGTAGATACAAGGTCGTATGGTGATAAGAAGAAATTGTTTGAAGGT GGTTATGAAGAAATTGTGAAAGACATGAACGAAAAGACCTGGAAAGAAAAGTTTGGACAGTTCGATTCCAGACAAAAAA CGAGGCTCCCCAAATGGTTCGGAGAGCGCCCTGGTAAGAAGGCCGGCGACCCCGAAACCCCCGATGGTGAAGAGGAAAAACAGGCCGTTGAAGATGATGAAGACCTGAAAGAACCCACTTTCGAACCTGAGCCAGAGGAGgaggaagaagaggaagaagtcgaggaggaagaagaagaagaggacgaagaagaggaagaagaagaagaagaatag